The Prunus persica cultivar Lovell chromosome G7, Prunus_persica_NCBIv2, whole genome shotgun sequence genome has a segment encoding these proteins:
- the LOC18769453 gene encoding uncharacterized protein LOC18769453 — MLHLRLRLPNPSKHNSFPPPPNNPNLITTTINPIFTPSNHNPTHIAQSFRSYKTLAASTTTSANNGVIDKDNPTDFQEGEQGSSQHKNFWGAVSLIIGTAVGPGMLGLPAETIRSGPLPSTIAILVSWVYVISSIILIAELSFAAMEEDGVEEVSFTGLATKALGSHFGAFIAVVYACLSFALLVACVSGIGSIVSQLFPRMNLVMAHALFPLAAGLVIIFFPFNVIDAANRFLCLLMLFSITALVAIGLSVARTNLFASFGHASWSLPSILPAIPVTVLTLGFHVITPFICKIAGNTIAEARKAILIGGSVPLIMVLSWNLSVLGLSGANTTASSRDPISLLLSVNPSALSAVQGFAFSALATSLIGYAVSFPKQLLDTLELIRKINLKKQSYSEIQLGSEGNGFGGVGFAVYSGRHNLGNAGRASFTSSGCSAASEAKLGSSINIIVMPLVLGVPVLIASFFRSTFSRALDFAGLYANCFLFGILPPAMAYIHQSRKKSRSSILPGGNGALLLLFGIAVILGIWH, encoded by the exons ATGCTCCACCTTCGTCTTCGTCTTCCCAACCCTTCCAAACATAACTCATTCCCACCTCCACCCAACAATCCTAATCTAATTACTACAACAATCAACCCCATTTTCACTCCAAGCAACCACAATCCCACTCACATTGCTCAAAGCTTCAGATCCTACAAAACTTTAGCAGCTTCCACCACCACTTCTGCTAACAATGGGGTCATTGATAAAGATAACCCAACTGATTTCCAGGAAGGTGAACAAGGGAGCAGCCAACACAAGAACTTCTGGGGAGCTGTTAGTTTGATCATTGGCACTGCTGTAGGTCCTGGCATGCTGGGTTTGCCAGCTGAAACCATTCGATCAGGCCCTCTTCCCTCAACTATTGCCATTCTCGTCTCTTGGGTCTATGTCATCTCCTCAATTATCCTTATTGCTGAGCTCAGCTTCGCGGCCATGGAAGAAGATGGGGTTGAAGAGGTAAGCTTCACTGGCCTTGCAACAAAAGCATTGGGAAGTCACTTTGGTGCATTTATTGCTGTGGTCTATGCTTGTTTGAGCTTTGCCTTGTTGGTGGCCTGTGTTTCGGGTATCGGTTCAATTGTTTCTCAGTTGTTTCCTCGTATGAATCTTGTAATGGCTCATGCTTTGTTTCCTCTTGCGGCTGGATTAGtgattattttctttccttttaacGTCATTGATGCTGCAAACCGTTTTCTATGCTTGCTCATGCTTTTCTCCATAACTGCACTTGTGGCCATTGGTTTATCTGTGGCCAGAACCAACTTGTTTGCTTCATTTGGACATGCCTCGTGGAGTCTCCCTTCAATCTTACCAGCCATTCCTGTCACTGTCCTCACATTGGGGTTCCATGTTATCACCCCTTTCATTTGCAAGATTGCTGGGAACACCATAGCTGAGGCTCGGAAAGCCATTCTGATTGGCGGTTCTGTTCCATTAATTATGGTGTTGTCATGGAATTTGAGTGTGCTGGGGCTTTCTGGGGCAAACACAACAGCCTCCTCCAGAGACCCTATATCCCTTCTGCTTTCAGTCAATCCCTCTGCTTTATCTGCAGTCCAAGGATTTGCCTTCTCTGCTTTGGCAACCAGCTTGATTGGTTATGCTGTTAGCTTCCCAAAACAGCTTCTTGATACTCTGGAATTGATTAGAAAAATCAACCTGAAAAAACAAAGTTATTCTGAAATACAACTAGGTTCTGAAGGCAATGGTTTTGGAGGAGTTGGGTTTGCTGTTTATTCAGGAAGGCATAATCTTGGAAATGCAGGGAGGGCTTCATTTACCAGTTCAGGGTGTAGTGCTGCTTCAGAAGCTAAATTGGGATCAAGCATTAATATCATTGTAATGCCGCTTGTACTTGGTGTTCCAGTGCTTATAGCTTCTTTCTTTCGCTCGACCTTTTCCAGAGCTCTTGATTTTGCTGGGCTTTATGCAAACTGCTTTCTATTTGGCATCCTTCCTCCAGCAATGGCTTACATACACCAATCCAGGAAGAAATCCAG GTCATCCATTTTGCCAGGGGGAAATGGTGCACTTCTACTCCTCTTTGGAATTGCTGTCATTTTGGGGATTTGGCAttag